A segment of the Corylus avellana chromosome ca2, CavTom2PMs-1.0 genome:
aaaaaaaaaatttgaggggtggcttggggtggctcgcggccacccctttCCACCACTCGTATCCTGTGGGGGTACCTGTTGTTCTGGGATGGCCATTACTACTTGAGCATTTTGAGGAGAACGTTGGTGGACCTGTTGTTGATAATGATGATGTTGTTGTGacggtggcggtggtggtggcggCGTTGGAGCCGCTGGCACAGTCGGTGGTGGGGCAGCAGGAATATTGGTTACAGTAGTAGGGGTAGGTAATTGGACGGTTTGGCCAGTAATTTTTTGTAGAAAAGCAACTATAGCGGCATCCCTAGAAGCAGAGATGGCCCGGTCCTGAGCCATGAGCTCGTGCTCGCGGGCCAGCCTAGCCATCTCTTGCCTCTTCCAAGCTTCTTCTCTTATCATCCTGTCTTGGTCTCTCTTCTCTATTACCTCTAGAAATCTTTGCTGCATCACTTCTTGTTTGTACATTACCTGTTTCATTAGATTCTCGAAAAACTCCATCATCCTACGGGTGCCAGAACCGCTGCCGGCTCTTGATGACCCCCGTTTACGCTTGCGGCTGCTACCTACGTTAGATGGCTCCCCTTCTAGGCTCTCCTCCTCATCATCGGAGCCCGGAGAAGACGAGGAGCTATTCGATGAGAAGCTGATACCTGTTGGCGGGGGCGCTGCTGCTGCAGGAGTTGTGACGGATCCAGACACGGCAGCTGGTGCAATAACTGCCGCACTCGGATCAGGAGGAAACATTCCGACACCAGGAGGGGCTTGGGGAATTCTGATAGAGGAGATTGGCATGGCGTTGCTGATAAAGCTGCCGATGCCGATCCCAGTGGAAACAGGAGAAATCACTGGGTTGATGATAGTAGTTGTCGCGGGCGGCACTAGGAAGGACGCTGAAGCGTTATTGCCGGTGGCGCTGCTACTGGCAGCTGAGCTATGGAGAGCCTCAAGCTCGCTGAAGAATTTGTAGCTTTTC
Coding sequences within it:
- the LOC132169188 gene encoding trihelix transcription factor GTL1-like codes for the protein MGTESGQAQLVEAASPISSRPPASAAVNLDELMPLQGGTADEDALAAAAGEGGAIGGGNRWPRQETLALLRIRSEMDAVFRDATLKGPLWEDVSRKLAELGYKRSAKKCKEKFENVHKYYKRTKEGRAGRQDGKSYKFFSELEALHSSAASSSATGNNASASFLVPPATTTIINPVISPVSTGIGIGSFISNAMPISSIRIPQAPPGVGMFPPDPSAAVIAPAAVSGSVTTPAAAAPPPTGISFSSNSSSSSPGSDDEEESLEGEPSNVGSSRKRKRGSSRAGSGSGTRRMMEFFENLMKQVMYKQEVMQQRFLEVIEKRDQDRMIREEAWKRQEMARLAREHELMAQDRAISASRDAAIVAFLQKITGQTVQLPTPTTVTNIPAAPPPTVPAAPTPPPPPPPSQQHHHYQQQVHQRSPQNAQVVMAIPEQQVPPQDTSGGKGLSKESFCLVSMERCLRYYAYKDIDYCLIHKYNKRRCREEGSEVRRTI